A single Lactuca sativa cultivar Salinas chromosome 8, Lsat_Salinas_v11, whole genome shotgun sequence DNA region contains:
- the LOC111884886 gene encoding transcription factor MYB41: MGRSPCCDKNGLKKGPWTQEEDLKLMEYIQLHGPGNWRTLPKNAGLQRCGKSCRLRWTNYLRPDIKRGRFSFEEEETIIQLHSMLGNKWSAIAARLPGRTDNEIKNYWNTHIRKRLLRNGIDPVTHSPRLELMDLSSILNSAQLNLSNLLNLHTLVNPEVLRLATLLATSSSQENQDLFFNNQMNPMNQTLHHQLPNCTSIPTSVPSSQLLNQESHSDQYFSPNMVNMNGQVVDGNFMPPCISNDLVTLPIETQSDQYRAQTSETSSFEPSIVENKYNPTNQKAQNFNFDSVLSTPMSSPTPLNSSSTFVNSSSTEDDRETYCSMFKFEIPESFEFEDFML, translated from the exons ATGGGAAGATCACCATGTTGTGATAAAAACGGACTCAAGAAAGGTCCATGGACACAAGAGGAGGATCTCAAACTCATGGAATATATTCAACTTCATGGACCTGGTAATTGGCGAACCCTTCCCAAGAACGCTG GACTTCAACGATGTGGAAAAAGTTGTCGTCTTCGTTGGACAAATTACTTGAGGCCTGATATCAAAAGAGGAAGATTCtcatttgaagaagaagaaactaTCATTCAACTACACAGTATGCTGGGGAATAA GTGGTCAGCAATTGCTGCTCGTTTACCTGGAAGAACCGATAATGAAATCAAAAACTACTGGAACACCCACATTCGCAAAAGGCTACTCAGAAATGGAATCGATCCAGTGACTCATAGTCCTCGTTTAGAACTCATGGACCTTTCTTCCATACTCAACTCAGCTCAACTAAATCTCTCAAACCTTTTGAACCTCCATACGCTTGTAAATCCCGAAGTTCTTAGACTTGCCACTCTATTAGCCACATCTTCGAGTCAAGAAAACCAAGATTTGTTTTTCAATAACCAAATGAATCCTATGAACCAAACTCTTCATCACCAGCTTCCAAACTGCACTTCCATTCCAACAAGTGTTCCAAGTAGTCAGCTTTTGAATCAAGAAAGTCACAGTGATCAGTATTTTTCACCTAACATGGTTAACATGAATGGTCAAGTTGTTGATGGAAATTTCATGCCCCCATGCATATCGAATGATCTTGTTACCCTTCCAATCGAAACGCAAAGTGATCAATATAGGGCACAGACATCAGAGACCTCGAGTTTCGAGCCATCAATTGTAGAAAATAAATACAACCCTACAAACCAGAAGGCCCAGAACTTCAACTTTGATTCGGTTTTATCAACACCCATGTCAAGTCCTACGCCACTGAACTCATCATCAACATTCGTCAACAGCAGCTCCACTGAGGATGACAGAGAAACTTACTGCAGCATGTTTAAATTTGAGATTCCAGAAAGCTTTGAGTTTGAAGATTTCATGTTATAG